The following DNA comes from Ricinus communis isolate WT05 ecotype wild-type chromosome 10, ASM1957865v1, whole genome shotgun sequence.
AACCCATAATTTTCCGTTAGATAATGGATTCTATGCTTCGCTACTCTCTTTCCCTATTTCCCGATATTTTTACCTTATTGACCTCCCAatatttacctttttttttactgATACGTGCTTTGGTGcaagttatattttttgattcaataaaatattccTCATAGGTGTTGGGTGTTAATCGAATAATGTATTGCATGTATAAATTCATTTGTTATTCTAATTGTTTTTACAAGTTTATGGTAGCAGCAGGTATTCGGTCCATTACAGGCCGATTTAGCTCAATATGTTACCCCATTTTCGATATTGATACGGTGCTCGATACcattatttaacaaatgaaAACCAAAACAAAAGATATAAGCTGTTGGATTAGATAGAACTAAAAcccaaaaatttaattggaatgTATTCTCCCTTTTCCACTATCACCTGTAATGGATGGGCATTGTTAGAAATCGTCTTGACTCCACAATGTTTCTgtgcatttttctttatgcatTGGTGgctcttaaaaatattttaggcCGAGTATATCTATATTGGTTTGTCTATTGCTATTATATCTATATTGCTATAAACAGgcttgtattattttttacaacAGTTGTGAGCAATAATtccaaataatatattaaacctaaaagaacatcttttttcccttttgtCCCTTAGAGTTTGTGCTCCTTCAGTAAACTATATAGATATATCTACTTTTCGTTTTTAATGGATAGCTAGATTATTTGAATTGGCTCGCATATGTTATCAATTTGCAGACATATCTTCTCTAGTGTTGCCTCATCTCATTGCTGCTGTTTAAGACTAGGTTCTTGCAGTTTCACGTGTAATGGTCGCCTGGCAACCTATTGGCATATCAATGGGAATTTATGACATGTGTCACAGGTATCGCagtatatatgtttttatacTGTATACTGTTTAATTGTTTCTCCCTGAATAACATTTGCTTAATTTTGACTGATTCGAAGATATTTAAAAGAGAGGAAACAGTTTGGAGCCCCATTGGCTGcttttcaaataaatcaaCAGAAACTTGTTCAAATGCTTGGTAATGTTCAAGCAATGGTACTTGTTGGCTGGCGCCTTTGCAAATTATATGAAACGGGTAAAATGACTTCAGGTCATGCCAGCATGGCAAAGGTGTGATTGAAAATACAAAATCCTGCAATAATTTGGCATGAACTGTTCTCTCTTTAATCATGACGTGGCTTTTTGTATCTGTAGGCATGGATCACTTCCAAAGCAAGGGAAACTGCTGCCACTGGGCGGGAGTTACTTGGCGGCAATGGAATTTTGGCAGATTTTCTAGTTGCCAAGGTTCATGCTCTAATTTTTCCTGATACATTTACTGATTACTTGAGACATGTAAAACATTGGCAATGTTAGAATGGGGTCTCATTTAAACTCCAAAAATACGTGGTATGCTGTAAATGTATTTGTGGTGGAATGCTTATCTCATAGTTTAATAGATTGGGGATTCAAATATAAATCTCCTTTGCTtcctttttctaaaaattgatGATAGAAAAGACGTACTTAATATCCCTTTACATTGCAGTGCCCACAAACTTAGAATTGTCTTTGGTGCCTTGAGTTTCTTACTCAGCGATTGCATGGACTGATGGAAAACCTAATCATTGACTCGTAAACTTCTTGTTTAAAGAATATGATGAAGCTAGACCTCCAAGCATGCTAAAAGTGACTAATTTGTACTTGACTTTTATCAGAAACTGGTtgcaccttttctttatattactTGTATGAACCAAGCAACCCAGACTACTTGCTTTAAACATGAGGCTGTTGCATTGAATCtgtttttttcatattcactaATTTAGTCTCTTGTATTCTGTGTCACGTTTCAGGCATTCTGTGATTTGGAACCCATATACACATATGAAGGCACCTACGACATCAACACCTTGGTAACCGGTAGGGAAGTCACTGGTATAGCCAGTTTTAAGCCAGCTGCATTGAGCAATCGAAGCCGATTATAAAGTTGCAGTTTCAAGCTCTCTTCCTCGCGGTTCCTGCATGGCAACTCTGCCTCGCACCATATAAATGTGTTACACAGGTTTGATATATGCCAACAACAGAAGGCAGCTTAATAATCTTTAGAAGGGTCAGTTGTTGAATAACGTTCCGATACAGATTATGGCACATGAAAATAAGAAGTTTGTATTCAGTAAAGCTTTTAcctttcaaaaatatttattatttacggCCCTAACATTGCAGACTATGGCAACCCCATTGATCTTTTCCTGTGCAAGGCCCTAGAGGTTAAAGCTACAATTTTGGGGGCACAACgaagaaattataatgaaaTTCTATTTCTATAGCCAAGAAATTTTAGCATTTAgcattaataaatcaattgaTTTCGCTAATTCATTTAGGACCGGGGAATGggaagaaataattatatttaatgtataaataataaattattatatattattagtttaattgatttttaccAGAATAATAACGGAGAGGGTGAAAAGGGAAATTTCTATTGATGTAGGaatttaattatgattttctattaatcttttttatgaattaaacattaatattgaaaaattattttcgtTTCTATTCTATTCTATGCTTAGCCGTTTGATATATCCGCTTGTCCCTTCTCATGAACAAGTCATTATGAGAAGGATATCATTTATAGGAATTTAGAGGTTCCGTAgcacttttcatttttttttaatacggAAAAAGTTATCACgaaaagtttaattttgtatttagaTTAGACGCTAAGTATAGTGCTAGTGTTACCATGATAGAATATGTATGCAGTTTATGATTGGTTACAAATtccttttctaaaaaaaaaaaaaaacaacaaaataagGCTTAGGAgtccaaattaattttgtaaaaattcaaaatgctAATGTAGCTTCTGACTGGCTACaaattcctttattttttaagaaaaaagaaaaattaaataaggcttaattttgtaatttcaaACATATCTTTTCTGAAAGGTTTGTTTGAACTAGGAAGAAACGGTCTGATAAAAGCTTTATAAAACTTTTTGAGGTAAATTagatcaaaaaattaaaaacattaaaaagttGATTTTGGAGTCAATAAGACCTCGAAAAATAATTTCGCGCCAAATTGACCCTTAAGCCTGACAACAGCTATCTATGATAACTGCCATTTTGTCTACTTTTTAATTGGATTTCAATTCCAAATGCCAATAGTCTTTCATATTTCAAGATGAAAATTTCATTGACAATCagagaaaaatatgataatctCGTAACTGTCTAATCGAAAGaaagaagggaaagaaaacCTGATAACAGATTAACTGTATTAAcagaaaaaagatttaaaagaaaagaacccgATAATCTCAACAAAAACTGTATTTTCCTCTCTAAAGATCTCTAATACTCCATATTCCTAATCCTTAGCTGAAGTCGAGTTACTGCAGTCAAAAAGTTAACCTTCTGCACGGAATTCAATATCTCCATTACTTTAACCACTGTATTAGTCCTCAACAAATCCGCTTTTGCCACTACGGCTTCCAGCCTGGATCTAAGGGACCCAACGGCTAACCGATCACTCACTCTTCCATCCTCCCCCGCGCGCCCTTGTAGCCTCGCTTCTTGCAGCAAAGGTGGCGACGCCAGACTTTCTTGGATTTTGGCGAACTCATCAGCCAACAGTCTTTCATTCACTTTCGTCTCTTTCTCTAACCTACCCACTTCTGAATTCTGATCCTCAGATAAATCATTGACGGAGTTACTAAGTACGCGGAAAGCTAGCGAAGGTTTGAAACCTGCAATCCAAAAAAAGCTCTGCTCAAGAGAAGAGAACCACGGGGGGGAGAAGACGAGAAAGACGTTTCCTTGAACGAGTCTTGATTTTTCTTCGTAGTATTGTTCGTAATGAGAAAGAATTCTTGAAACGAGTTCTTTTAAATCTTCCTCTGTGGACTCGTGGCAGTGTTGTTGAACGGATAATAGTTCGTCGAGGTAGTGTTCTTGACGCACAAGCCATCCTTCGAAAAATGAAACGAAGGACTGGGCAATGGTTTTACCATCTCTTGTTGATCTTGACGTTGAACCTAACTCCTTTGGCATAAAAATacccaaagaaaaaaagaagacgaCAAATAAAAGAAGGAAGAGGAGTAACGTAATTAATAAGCTAAACGAGAGTAAAAAGGGATGGCTACTTCTGATGTGTAAACAGACTTTGATCTGTTCTTGATATATATACAGGAAGAGCCAGGTGATTTCGTAATTCTAAGTTTACTAATTGATGTCTGCAATATGCATGTCTTTCTTGCTTAGTGTGCAAGTAATCCAGGAAGGAATTGCTTAGAGAGGAAGGTTTGGTTGACTGAAACGAGAGGGATAAAAAAGGATAAGAATTGAAAGACTCCCCAGCTACATATTAAAGCGGTTTAAAGGAGCGCGTGCTGGAGTTTGTCCTGAAGCAGAAATGAAAAGCAGAGGACGGTACCTGAAAAATGTACTGTATACATTGGGGACTTAAGAGGGAGAAACAAGGAGCTTATGTGGCAAAGTAGTGGTCAATTAGGGAAGCCAAGTGTTAAGGACAAGAAACTGCAAAGTGGTGGCCAATTAGGGAAGCCAGTGTGAAAGGACAAGTGTTGATTGAAGCTGCACGGTGGAGGGGAAATTGGGAAGCCAAATGTGTGTGTATCTGTGGGTGTGTTTTCCTTTCTTGAACTTTCTCTGGGGATGAATACAGAAGAGGTGGTATGCATGGGGTCGGAGAGAAAGAAGGGAAGAGAGGTGATCCAACTTTGATGATTGGATGGATGCTCGGCGGTTAAGGGACAGAGGAAATATAGTATGGTAACGGTGATGTGCTTTAAAACTTCATATACTAAGGTGCCGCTCTTTTATGCCTCAATTTGAGAGGTACAGGTGATGAATGTTGATCTTTCTAACATTTAGTCTTACTTAGAGTTCATGACTATCTATCAAAggctattattattttatacaagTAGAGGGTGTAATGCTATTTGGAATACGGCTAGATAAATTAAAGCtcgtttaataaataaatcaatttcaaatttgATAAAGCTTAATTTGTgaactaatttatatatagattcATGAACTAActtgtaatttaatatgttgtTAAGGGATTATAGAagatttatatgaatttatttatcaaaagaacTTCTACTTAAACATAATTATTTGActaaaattatagaatttattaaatatgttaaaaacTTTATATAGATATTGTAATATCCGggaatttttcctttttaataatagtaatattagtctaataatgagtttttatttaaattaatattattttatttttctattagtttaactgggatgatttaaaatagaatttcaatgctggataaaaataagagagttatttttctatatctaactagtttgattttcaagaaagtaattaagtaaattccttggggaataaattatatttttggtcattaaatttttcacccaatatgaaaatatgaattaaatattatatttgaaaattatggaataattagtaaagaatttttttttataaaagaattattgggaaaatgtaaaattttaatcagCAAATTGTGCTAATTTTGATGGGAAAATAGTtagaaaaattgattaattaagttagttAAGGGttgattaaattgataattaattttgaaataaagactaaaaatataattttattaatatgggatttttatgaaaatttgtgtgtttggtatttttgtaattaaatatgtcggtaagggtattttgataattttatatttaaaagcaagggtaaataagtaattatatattttcaataattctagtttggcctaaattaaatagttaggagcttaattgaaaagctaaagaaaagttgaagggttaattgaaaatttttcaggacgaaattgttagtaattgaagaagttgagggactaaatagtaaagaagaaaagtttagggaccaaaagtcgatatggagaggaaaagaaaagaaaagaaagaaggaagaaagagGGGAGGCGTCGgggatgaagaagaagagtgTCGCGCTGCCATCCGTGGCTAGCCGAGAGTGGCGGCCAGTGCAGTGAGGTCGAGTGGTGGCGATGGCGCCAGCGTGGCTAGAACGACAGATTTTTCCTTGCCGCCGATTATAGAGTTTCTGGCGACCATTTGTGGCGTTCTTGGGCTCAAAATGATCAGCAACTTCTGGGCTTTCTTTTCCGACCATCGCCACCCCTTGAAGCTGCCGGAATTGCAAGATTCGGCGAGATGAAAAGAGTAGGGGCAGCCGGAATTTCGGGCTTTTCCGACAAGTTCCGGCGAGTTTTGGCCGATTGGAGGGCATATTCAAACTCTTCTCAACtgaagctttccaatggcacggGTTTCATGGCGATCAGACTctgtttgaaaatcgacggttgagatcgtccgtaaatctctccatCATCAGCGCGTTGTTTCGAGTCCGTTGGTGCATTtagatcgtcgatcggactccgtcgGCTGGAGGCGGGTCGACCgagtgatcaagcgtctcggtaaatTTCTAGCCCGTAAATTTTAGAGTTCTTTGATAAAAAGtgatgtatttaattattgtgttgaatattagaaaaattatgcgaggtttattaattaaaataaatagtttgtcGGATCGTCTGCCAATAGTCGTaatttgtgatgtgtggcggagtcgggaaaaatagtgaagtcttggggatCCGACTccagttaaaattaaattgttgaaatatttgaagtgttttttgGTAGGTTCTGTACCTGTTTTACGGGGAGTAAACGTTCGTGTTTAGGGGatgttctgccgaattttcgatagaatttacccgagtcggAATTTTTAGACaatcagtcctaggagtctagacctaggattaattgtcaaatgttctaattttattgattgaattattttccgtgattagataatctgtCAGTTcagctcgctccacccgaggcatcggagcagagttAGGAGGTTGTCAAAgttgtgagttaaagtcatatgtctgtttacatgtgtcatgctaagattttaCGAAATAACTCtgattacatgatttaatattttaatagctatttatataagtttcattttctgcattatgatTTATTGATTGCGAGTTGACTCGGGATAGGACGAcggtagaacatgccacctgatgggttgcatcaagACCGCATGTGCACCGATATGAATCCGAGACTGATAATAAAAGggtaaaagggtaaatttaggacttgccttAGTCGTGCATTACTCTCTTGGCTAagtagagtgtgtttgtcGAAGTAAAGGTCattggtcgagcattgctctctgggggCCGACTTATCTGGAAACTTAAGTTACCGAACTGGATTTAAgggccctggtcgagcttcgctctctgggcgccagtcttattggaataagagacccgaaaggctaagacttatagtgataattaagtcaCCGGACTgaagttaaggaccctggtcgagcttcgctctctaggcgccagttctattggaatgagagggtcgagatgttagtattgggattagggttctactgaggtgCTCTGTCCCGtggtatgaaataaaaaatttattttattttatttttgcagaagcatagcatgacatgtattttttattttaaattaagcaaatattttattgaagtatttatattcgtttttgggatatatgattttaactcactctcgagactgacagtctcaatttcattgtttttcaagtgattgttagtcttcccgcagTTCTTATCTAGCAGTCTGACTCCTTCATCGTCGagttgatgtaattgattttgatACGTTTGGCTTgcaaaattttagattcttcgcagtagaaattttagacttattagtttgtaatttttttatataaattcaactCTGGCCTAATTATGCTGGCTGAccgaatttaatttatagtacccgttgatttaagattaattGTGGAAAAAAGTTCTTTGGATTGAGTCTGAATTCCAATTTGATTTAGTGATttgtcaggcttactatgggATTTGGTggcttaagcctacccattctttagtgccggtcacgggcccacaaatcgggtcgtgacaaagttggtatcagagcttaggtttagttttccttcgacctaggttaAGATTCTTACTACTGCTAGCTAGGATTAAGTATGtccttgtttgttttctttgacTATAGTGTCTCAGCTTTCACTGTTAGGGGgtctatcttttcttttcttgtgagcTTGTCTTTGATGCCGTATTGGAAATGAACGCTATAGTGAGAGCAAGATCAAAAGCGCGGTAGACTCATGTCGTTTTCTTtaagtgattagtgcagacCGGCCTTAGATGCTTCGATTGTTGTTTTGATGGTGGGCACCACAGTCAGAATTAGTATAGAGCGTAGTCGCAGTCATGTCATGAActgcctcgtcatcgcatcaGGCATCGCCTTAATGAGTAGCACCGAAGTTAATGCGTGGAATGTCGAGCAGAGGTCAGAGCATATATagttgagttttgtggttgtaagaagTTTAAGAATGGTGGTAGGAGTATTCTCGGATGCTCGGAATtcagagaaacttaagcgaacactatttatttttctatgtagAACAAAGTGTTTTAAAGTACAATATTACACCCATTCCCGAAAGAATTCGTTATGGCATTTCATTGTTAGGCATGCACATTTCCATACTCATTTTTagggcatgcatcatacatcgtgcattgcaacTCTTAGTGAtagggggcatcatcaccctggtgcgcgatattgtagaattttatataaagaaaatcactagagattttacgattttataaaagtattttttttagaatataataaatttatatcagTGATGGTTataaagcaaataaataagtaaatctttcaaaataaaattgtgtTAGCTTGGGATTCTCTGGATGACAAGATGAGTTGTTATGAGAATGAATCTGTGGCGCAGTAGGTTTCATGTCGGTTTTTAGAGATTTTTTAGTTTTCACTCGAGGAGGAATTTTATGACAGGATGACATGGTTTTGTATCGGTTATCGCAACCAGATGGATGATGTGACGTGGGTGATGTGATGTGGGTGAtgtgatgtggatgttaagGATATTCTGTATGTGCAAGGGACACGTCATTAGGAAGGAATTTGGCGAATGGATTTTTGGCAGGACTAGAGTTGATCCAAATCTTTCAGAGAAGATTCTTTTCTTGCGAGCGACTGAAGACAGCTTTCAGAAAGCAGAGGAGTTGTGTGAACCCGAAGTGGGAGCACGTGAAGATTTCTTTTAGAGAGTATGTATTCCTAAGGCGTCTCATGTGCAAGAAGTGATGTGGTTTGGTAAGGAAGGCAAGTTAGCCCTtaattagatataaaaaaataactctcttatttttatctagcattgaaattctattttaaatcatcccaattaaactaattaaaaaataaagtaatattaatttaaataaaaactcgttattagactaatattactattattaaaaaggagaaatttccgggtattacattctccccccttaagaaaattcgtcctcgaattttaaaagaataaggCTCACactaagactgaaactaatgaGAATAagaacctctcatctccagcTTGGCTTCTCGGGGTACTTTCCTCGATAGAATAATTCAACCACAAGACCTTGGCCATCGGCAATACTCAAGAGcaaaaattgatgaatttgagaaaccaCGATCCTGGCTGACTGCTCCTCGGaagtcaaatcttcacttacttccaCACACCGAGGTTACAACACAAGCGAAAGATCGAAAATACACTTCCTTAATACAGATCTACGAAATACTAGATTGACctgctaaaaaaatattttgcggcaagtccaacttgcaTTCCACCTTACCAATCCTGCCGATAATTCCAAGAGTTCCAcaagtttgattttcaagaaagtaattaagtaaatttcttgggaaataaattatatttttggtcactaaatttttttcctaatataaaaatatgaattaaatattatatttgaaaattatggaagaattaataaagaaattttttttataaaataattattgggaaaaggaaaattttaattagcaaatggtgctaattttaattgaaaaatagttagaaaaattgattaattaagttagttaacggttaggattaaattgataattaattttgaaataaggactaaaaatataattttattaatatggagttttcttgaaaatttgTGTGTAtggtattttataattaaatatgtcggtaagggtattttgataattttacatttaaaagcaagggtaaataagtaattgtatattttcaataattctagtttggcctaaattaaatagttaggggcccaaattaaatagttagctAGCCGAGCGTGGTGGCGATGGCCAGAGGTGCAGCGGAGGTCGGCGAGTGCAGTGGCGGAAGTGGCTAGAATGACAGATTTTTTCTTGCTGTCGATTATGGAGTTTCCGGCGACCATTTGCGGCGTTCTTGTGCTCAAAATGATCAACAAATTCTGGGCTTTCTTTTCCGACCATCACCACCCCTTGAGGCTGCCGGAATTGCAAGATCCGGCGAGGTGAAAAGAGTAGAGGCAGCGAAATTTCAAGCTTTTCCGGCGAGTTTTGGccgatcggagggcatatccggactctccttagctcaagctttccaatggcaccagtttcgtggtgatcggactccgtttgaaaaCCGCCGCCCGAGGTCGTCTGTAAATCTCTCTGTCATCAGCGCGTTGTTACGAGTCCATTGGTGCGtttggatcgtcgatcggactccggtgATTGGAGGCTGGTCGGCCgagtgatcaagcgtctcggtaaatTTCTAGCCTGTAAATTTTAGAGTTCTTTGATAAAAAAtgatgtatttaattattgtgttgaatattagaaaaattatgtgaggtttattagttaaaataaatagtttgtcAGACCGTCTGCTAATAGTCGTAATTTatgatgtgtggcggagtcgggaaaaatagtgaagtcttggggactCGACtcttgttaaaattaaatttttgaaacatTTGAAGTGTATTCTGGCAGGTTCTgtacccgttttacggggagTGAACGTTCGtgtttaggggaggttctgccgaattttcggtaaaATTTACCCGAGTTGAAATTTTTAGACAGTGAGTcgtaggagtctagacctaggattaattgtcaaatgttttaattttattgattgaattgtttcccgtgattagataatccgtcagttcggctcgctccacccgaggcatcggagcagagttaggaggtcgtcaaagttgtgagttaaagtcatatgtctGTTTACATGTGTCATGCTGAGATTTTAcgaaataattctaattacatgatttaatattttaatcatttatttaatctctatttatataagtttcattttctgcattatgattttattgattgctagttgactcgggatgggacggcggtagaacatgccacctgatggatTGTATCAGGACCGCGTGTGCACCGATATGAATCCGAGACTGATAATAAAAGggtaaaagggtaaatttaaaaaggtaaatttaggacttgccctggtcgagcattgctctctaggctgacTAGAGTgtgttgccggagtaaaggtctcTGGTCGAGCATTACTCTCTCAGCGTTGGCTTATCTAgaaacttaagtgaccagactggatttaaggactctggtcgagcttcgctctctaggcatcagtcttattggagtaagaaacccgaaaggctaagactgatagtgataattaagtgaccttactggagttaaggaccctagtcgagcttcgctctccgggcgccagttctgttggaataAGAGAGTCGAGACTGACATATCATgacatgtattttttattttaaggttCTACTGAGGTGCTCCGTCCCAtggtatgaaataaaaatttattttattttatttttgcaaaaGCATATCATgacatgtattttttattttaaactaagcaaatattttattgaaatgtttatattcatttttgggatatatgattttaactcactctcgagactgacagttttaatttcactgtttttcaggtgattgttagtcttcccgcaaTTCTTATCTAGCAgaccgactccttcatcattgagttgatgtaattgattttgatACGTTTGGCttgcaaaattttaaattctccgcagtagaaactttagacttatcagtttgtaattctttatataaatCCAAATCTCGCCTAATTATATTGGCGGactgaatttaatttatagtacccgttgatttaagattaattGTAGAAAAAAGTACTTTGGATTGAGTCCGAACTccaatttgattgagttagtgatttgtcaggcttactacgggatttggtggccttaaacCTACCCATTCTCTAGTGCCGGTTACGAGTCCACATATCGGGTcgtaataaatattttactttttcaatagtttgaagaattattttattttactttgtatttattaaatttgtttaaaCTCAATT
Coding sequences within:
- the LOC8286339 gene encoding protein RESPONSE TO ABA AND SALT 1, with product MPKELGSTSRSTRDGKTIAQSFVSFFEGWLVRQEHYLDELLSVQQHCHESTEEDLKELVSRILSHYEQYYEEKSRLVQGNVFLVFSPPWFSSLEQSFFWIAGFKPSLAFRVLSNSVNDLSEDQNSEVGRLEKETKVNERLLADEFAKIQESLASPPLLQEARLQGRAGEDGRVSDRLAVGSLRSRLEAVVAKADLLRTNTVVKVMEILNSVQKVNFLTAVTRLQLRIRNMEY